From a region of the Candidatus Brocadia sp. genome:
- the folE gene encoding GTP cyclohydrolase I FolE has translation MIDKKKIRESIRLFIEGIGDDPNREGLIETPERVADMCEEIFAGIGQDSHTEIKVLKSEKYDEIVLIKDIPFYSICEHHLLPFSGVAHVAYIPQGDRVTGISKLARVVEIEAKRLQVQERLTTDIAESIMKALRPKGVLAIIEAEHLCMTMRGIKKPGTRVKTSVVRGIFRENSATRAEALALIKGQ, from the coding sequence TTGATAGATAAAAAAAAGATACGAGAGTCCATTCGCTTGTTTATTGAAGGCATCGGAGATGATCCGAATCGTGAGGGTCTTATAGAAACGCCGGAAAGAGTAGCCGATATGTGTGAAGAAATTTTTGCGGGGATCGGACAGGATTCACATACGGAAATCAAGGTGTTGAAGTCAGAAAAGTACGATGAAATCGTGCTGATCAAAGATATTCCCTTTTATTCAATATGTGAGCACCATCTCCTCCCGTTCAGCGGGGTAGCGCATGTTGCGTATATTCCCCAGGGAGACCGGGTAACGGGAATCAGCAAACTGGCGCGGGTTGTGGAAATAGAGGCAAAACGCCTGCAAGTCCAGGAGCGGCTTACCACCGATATTGCGGAGTCTATCATGAAGGCATTACGTCCCAAAGGGGTACTCGCCATCATTGAGGCCGAGCATCTCTGCATGACGATGCGGGGCATTAAAAAACCGGGAACCCGGGTGAAAACCTCCGTTGTGCGCGGTATCTTTCGTGAAAACTCAGCTACCCGTGCGGAGGCCCTGGCGTTAATCAAAGGGCAGTAA